Proteins from a genomic interval of Leifsonia shinshuensis:
- a CDS encoding Ig-like domain-containing protein, whose amino-acid sequence MRAEDRLAVIRSWLLAHKSIAATTLSGTVVAAVVATLAVVSGGYSAQHLQLNDAAVWVASDAKKALGRANTQIDSLNSIVAGTGEALDVVQDGQNVLLLDKEANTVAVVDPATAQAGKSVALPPRSPQVAVSGDHVAMLSQTTGQLWLTSVRQLDQFNSGSAPTIDLGGRAVGAMDPSGVLFAYQPANRSLIRVDLGGDQPASSTEKVPARGDGAHVQLTSAGGQWVLFDPDQKTLWVSGRSIDLAAALGEDSDAVIQQPSADGSAVWISTASGLVQVPLDGTAPKRVLGTVTGAPAAPVALGGCVYTAWNSGAAWRTCSTPSSGTRSTLSQVPAGAVLSFRVNRDRVVLNDARSGVSWAVQSGNTRIDNWDELVAKKTTQELVDQSKQDTTPQYAKQEEPPVAVDDHFGARPGRVTPLPVLLNDYDPNGDVLTIDSFTAIPADQGTIELTNSDQLLQITLPPTASGSIGFDYTISDGRGGTATAHVTVTVRTPDENSPPVCVRPAKAVVQAGGRVTTSTLGECYDPDGDPFYLAGASVPAPDSVTFTPQGQVAFSDHGQGGGLKDVTLVLSDGRAESTGQLAVTVQPPGQVPIIADPFAVVTYQSQETTIRPLDHVRGGNGVVRLSTVPSKADATITPDYQGGTFRFQSDQAGTHNIEYSVTDGVVTTTGLVRIEVKAPPGAKTAPIAVPHTAFIREQSTQDVDVLSTDIDPSGGVLLVTGVTDPALSTGVKVQTLQQRTLRVTLTRPLAAPIDFHYRLSNGLADTEGTVTVIQLPPLTVHQPPIAVPDSAAVRVNDIVDIPVLANDIQPDGDKLTLDPKLATPLPPGAGLLFATGDHLRYLAPSKPGNYVAAYRVYGADGQWATAEVNIAVRERDVATNNPPVPKTVTARVLAGDTVRITIPLSGIDPDGDSVQFIGQETNPQKGAVVASGPDWMDFQAGAYAAGTDTFTYAVVDALGARATGTVRVGIAPRVEGARNPVAVEDDVTTRPGKTLNVQVLANDSDPDGSPLSVTAVTSLDGKAKAKIQGDIVVVTAPQQEGAYGFLYTIQNDHGGTSQAFLRVTVDKNAPPARPVVSDTQLGLSDILGRQTVDVNVLSNVFFADGPVSTLTLSVVPGYGSTATVTEGKRVHVTITAKSQIIPFKVANPEDESIAGYGFVRVPGYDDALPQLKRGAPKLSVVSEKTLTIHLNDYIVAVGGRKVKLTDAATVRASHANGDDLVVNSDTLQYTSSARYFGPASISFQVTDGNSATDPNGNVATIVLPIDVTPRENQPPVFTGALIDFEPGQSKTVDLTKLTSYPYAKDQNELQYSIQNPRPDGVSLSLSDQKLTISVGAGVPKGSQPSISIGVKDAVNAGQAGRIDLNVVPSTRPLASPQPDRVIAPRGQTTTVDVLANDAATNPFPGKPLRVIAVRGLGGALPDGVAITPSADNSVLQITVSSTAAPQDTTLQYEVADATNDPDRYTWGTVTVSVQDRPAPVSNVQIGAIGDRSLTLSWTPGAFNNSPITGFQVTMTSAATGAVLGTTQCTTTVCAITTPGNGRANAVVLSVQARNALGLSDPTNYVEPVWSDVVPNAPANLNSTPLNNGLRITWNRPANAPGASPITSYLVTVGGITNALQVSPGDSGSYALNVTDPGIANGAAIGFTVASRNDFYQGRTTWNQTSGSGVPAGAPVLTGVAPVATPNNTNGSSATLTWSSVFGANGKAITDYYAGVFQGGAQPGCSVTGVESGAPVLHVDPESSSFIHTQGGSATFTGLQPNQSYNFVVYAYNGQGCTASAVISATQRLAPGSVRDVAISGPVPSSSNTWDFQASVSYQNGSGSSPVVNYQLLGDNGVVENGQLGGTSGMVNAGNGAHYGTGLTLSITSICETYPDGSQLCSPETFIKRMGVAVSSAIGGARYDPTTRTFTWTSWPTGSGYTRVTYTCDGTTEFDMPPVGQTAVCVAPPGGGDPVLTVTVSANNDTYRTPYPASGMP is encoded by the coding sequence CTCCGGCGACCACGTCGCGATGCTGTCGCAGACCACCGGGCAGCTCTGGCTGACGTCGGTGCGGCAGCTCGACCAGTTCAACTCCGGCTCGGCGCCGACGATCGACCTCGGCGGCCGCGCCGTCGGCGCGATGGACCCGTCCGGCGTGCTGTTCGCCTACCAGCCGGCCAACCGCAGCCTGATCCGGGTCGATCTCGGCGGCGACCAGCCGGCGAGCAGCACGGAGAAGGTGCCGGCGCGCGGCGACGGCGCGCACGTCCAGCTCACCTCGGCGGGCGGCCAATGGGTGCTCTTCGACCCGGACCAGAAGACGCTCTGGGTCTCCGGCCGGTCGATCGACCTGGCCGCGGCGCTCGGCGAGGACTCCGACGCGGTCATCCAGCAGCCGTCCGCCGACGGCAGCGCGGTCTGGATCTCGACCGCGAGCGGACTGGTGCAGGTCCCGCTCGACGGGACGGCGCCCAAGCGGGTGCTCGGCACGGTGACCGGCGCCCCCGCCGCGCCGGTCGCCCTCGGCGGCTGCGTCTACACGGCCTGGAACTCCGGCGCGGCCTGGCGCACCTGCTCGACGCCGTCCTCCGGCACCCGCAGCACGCTCAGCCAGGTGCCGGCCGGCGCGGTGCTGTCGTTCCGGGTCAACCGCGACCGGGTGGTCCTCAACGACGCCAGGTCCGGCGTCTCGTGGGCCGTGCAGAGCGGGAACACGCGAATCGACAACTGGGACGAGCTGGTCGCCAAGAAGACGACGCAGGAGCTGGTCGACCAGTCCAAGCAGGACACCACCCCGCAGTACGCGAAGCAGGAGGAGCCGCCCGTCGCGGTGGACGACCACTTCGGAGCGCGACCGGGCCGCGTCACCCCGCTGCCGGTGCTGCTGAACGACTACGACCCCAACGGCGACGTCCTCACGATCGACTCGTTCACGGCCATCCCCGCGGATCAGGGCACGATCGAGCTGACCAACTCCGACCAGCTGCTGCAGATCACGCTGCCGCCGACGGCCAGCGGCTCGATCGGGTTCGACTACACGATCTCCGACGGCCGCGGCGGCACGGCGACGGCGCACGTCACGGTGACGGTCCGCACGCCCGACGAGAACTCGCCTCCGGTGTGCGTCCGCCCGGCGAAGGCCGTGGTGCAGGCGGGCGGCCGGGTGACCACCTCCACGCTGGGCGAGTGCTACGACCCGGACGGCGACCCGTTCTACCTCGCCGGAGCCTCCGTCCCCGCCCCGGACAGTGTGACCTTCACGCCGCAGGGCCAGGTCGCCTTCTCCGACCACGGCCAGGGCGGCGGCCTGAAGGACGTCACGCTGGTGCTCTCGGACGGGCGCGCGGAGTCGACGGGGCAGCTCGCGGTGACGGTCCAGCCGCCGGGGCAGGTGCCGATCATCGCCGATCCCTTCGCGGTGGTCACGTATCAGAGCCAGGAGACCACGATCCGCCCGCTCGACCACGTGCGCGGCGGCAACGGCGTGGTGCGGCTGAGCACCGTGCCGTCCAAGGCGGACGCGACGATCACGCCCGACTACCAGGGCGGGACGTTCCGGTTCCAGTCCGACCAGGCCGGGACCCACAACATCGAGTACTCGGTCACCGACGGCGTCGTCACCACGACCGGGCTGGTCAGGATCGAGGTGAAGGCTCCGCCGGGGGCGAAGACGGCCCCGATCGCGGTGCCGCACACCGCCTTCATCCGCGAGCAGTCCACGCAGGACGTGGACGTGCTCTCGACCGACATCGACCCGTCCGGCGGCGTGCTGCTGGTGACCGGGGTGACCGACCCGGCCCTCTCGACCGGGGTCAAGGTGCAGACCCTGCAGCAGCGGACGCTCCGGGTCACGCTGACCCGGCCGCTGGCCGCCCCGATCGACTTCCACTACCGGCTCAGCAACGGCCTGGCGGACACCGAGGGCACGGTCACGGTGATCCAGCTCCCGCCGTTGACGGTGCACCAACCGCCGATCGCCGTGCCGGACTCCGCCGCCGTGCGGGTGAACGACATCGTCGACATCCCGGTGCTCGCCAACGACATCCAGCCGGACGGCGACAAGCTCACGCTCGACCCGAAGCTCGCTACCCCGCTGCCGCCCGGCGCCGGCCTGCTGTTCGCGACGGGGGACCACCTGCGCTACCTCGCGCCGTCCAAGCCCGGCAACTACGTCGCCGCGTACCGGGTGTACGGCGCCGACGGGCAATGGGCCACCGCCGAGGTGAACATCGCGGTCCGCGAGCGCGACGTCGCCACGAACAACCCGCCCGTGCCCAAGACGGTCACGGCGCGGGTGCTCGCCGGCGACACCGTGCGGATCACCATCCCGCTCTCCGGGATCGACCCCGACGGCGACTCCGTGCAGTTCATCGGCCAGGAGACCAACCCGCAGAAGGGCGCCGTGGTCGCCTCCGGCCCGGACTGGATGGACTTCCAGGCCGGCGCGTACGCGGCGGGCACCGACACCTTCACCTACGCCGTCGTCGACGCGCTCGGCGCGCGGGCGACCGGCACCGTGCGCGTGGGCATCGCACCGCGGGTGGAGGGCGCACGCAACCCCGTCGCCGTCGAGGACGACGTCACGACCCGGCCGGGCAAGACCCTGAACGTCCAGGTGCTCGCCAACGACTCCGACCCGGACGGCAGCCCGCTCAGCGTGACCGCCGTGACCTCGCTCGACGGCAAGGCCAAGGCGAAGATCCAGGGCGACATCGTCGTGGTGACGGCTCCGCAGCAGGAGGGCGCCTACGGCTTCCTCTACACGATCCAGAACGACCACGGCGGTACCAGCCAGGCGTTCCTGCGGGTCACCGTCGACAAGAACGCGCCGCCCGCGCGCCCGGTCGTGAGCGACACGCAACTCGGCCTCTCCGACATCCTCGGACGGCAGACGGTGGACGTGAACGTGCTGTCCAACGTGTTCTTCGCCGACGGCCCGGTGTCGACGCTCACGCTCTCGGTCGTCCCCGGCTACGGCAGCACCGCGACGGTGACCGAGGGCAAGCGCGTCCACGTCACGATCACGGCGAAGAGCCAGATCATTCCGTTCAAGGTCGCGAACCCCGAGGACGAGTCGATCGCCGGCTACGGGTTCGTGCGGGTGCCGGGCTACGACGACGCTCTGCCGCAGCTGAAGCGCGGCGCCCCGAAGCTCTCGGTGGTCAGCGAGAAGACGCTCACCATCCACCTGAACGACTACATCGTGGCCGTCGGCGGCCGCAAGGTGAAGCTGACCGACGCCGCCACCGTGCGGGCGTCGCACGCCAACGGCGACGACCTCGTGGTCAACTCCGACACCCTGCAGTACACGTCCTCCGCCCGGTACTTCGGCCCGGCGAGCATCTCCTTCCAGGTGACGGACGGCAACAGCGCGACCGACCCGAACGGGAACGTGGCTACCATCGTGCTGCCCATCGACGTGACGCCGCGCGAGAACCAGCCGCCGGTGTTCACCGGCGCGCTCATCGACTTCGAGCCGGGGCAGTCGAAGACGGTCGACCTGACCAAGCTGACCAGCTACCCGTACGCCAAGGACCAGAACGAGCTCCAGTACTCGATCCAGAACCCGCGGCCGGACGGCGTCTCGCTGTCGCTCTCCGATCAGAAGCTGACGATCTCGGTGGGCGCGGGCGTGCCGAAGGGCAGCCAGCCGTCGATCTCGATCGGGGTCAAGGACGCCGTCAACGCCGGCCAGGCCGGGCGCATCGACCTCAACGTCGTGCCGTCCACCCGGCCGCTGGCCAGCCCGCAGCCGGACCGCGTCATCGCGCCGCGCGGGCAGACGACGACGGTGGACGTGCTGGCCAACGACGCCGCCACCAACCCGTTCCCAGGCAAGCCGCTGCGCGTGATCGCGGTCCGTGGGCTCGGCGGCGCGCTGCCGGACGGCGTCGCCATCACGCCGAGCGCCGACAACTCGGTGCTGCAGATCACCGTGTCCAGCACGGCGGCGCCGCAGGACACCACGCTGCAGTACGAGGTGGCCGACGCGACCAACGACCCGGACCGCTACACCTGGGGGACCGTGACCGTCTCGGTGCAGGACCGGCCGGCGCCGGTCTCGAACGTCCAGATCGGCGCGATCGGGGACCGCAGCCTGACGCTGAGCTGGACGCCCGGCGCCTTCAACAACTCGCCGATCACCGGCTTCCAGGTGACCATGACGAGCGCGGCGACGGGCGCGGTCCTCGGCACGACGCAGTGCACGACCACGGTGTGCGCGATCACCACGCCGGGCAACGGCCGGGCGAACGCCGTCGTGCTGTCCGTGCAGGCCCGCAACGCGCTCGGGCTCTCCGACCCGACGAACTACGTCGAGCCGGTCTGGTCCGACGTGGTGCCGAACGCGCCGGCGAACCTCAACTCGACGCCGCTGAACAACGGCCTCCGGATCACCTGGAACCGGCCGGCGAACGCACCGGGCGCCAGCCCCATCACGTCCTACCTCGTGACCGTGGGCGGCATCACCAACGCCCTGCAGGTCTCTCCCGGCGACAGCGGCAGCTACGCGCTCAACGTCACCGACCCCGGCATCGCCAACGGCGCCGCGATCGGCTTCACGGTCGCCAGCCGCAACGACTTCTACCAGGGCAGGACGACCTGGAACCAGACGTCGGGGAGCGGCGTGCCGGCCGGCGCTCCCGTGCTGACCGGGGTCGCGCCCGTCGCGACGCCCAACAACACCAACGGGTCGAGCGCCACCCTGACCTGGTCCAGCGTGTTCGGCGCCAACGGAAAGGCGATCACCGACTACTACGCCGGCGTCTTCCAGGGCGGCGCGCAGCCCGGCTGCAGTGTGACCGGCGTCGAGTCCGGCGCGCCCGTGCTGCACGTCGACCCCGAGTCGTCGTCGTTCATCCACACCCAGGGCGGCAGCGCGACCTTCACCGGGCTGCAGCCCAACCAGAGCTACAATTTCGTGGTCTACGCCTACAACGGGCAGGGCTGCACCGCGAGCGCCGTCATCTCGGCGACCCAGCGCCTGGCCCCGGGATCGGTGCGCGACGTCGCGATCAGCGGCCCGGTGCCGAGTTCGTCGAACACGTGGGACTTCCAGGCGTCGGTCTCGTACCAGAACGGCAGCGGCAGCAGCCCGGTGGTGAACTACCAGCTGCTCGGCGACAACGGCGTGGTCGAGAACGGCCAGCTGGGCGGCACCAGCGGCATGGTCAACGCGGGCAACGGAGCGCACTACGGGACGGGCCTCACGCTCAGCATCACGAGCATCTGCGAGACCTATCCCGACGGCTCGCAGCTCTGCTCGCCGGAGACCTTCATCAAGCGGATGGGCGTCGCGGTGAGCTCGGCGATCGGCGGCGCGCGCTACGACCCGACGACCCGGACGTTCACCTGGACCAGCTGGCCGACCGGGTCCGGCTACACCCGGGTGACGTACACCTGCGACGGCACCACCGAGTTCGACATGCCGCCGGTCGGCCAGACCGCGGTCTGCGTCGCTCCGCCCGGTGGAGGCGACCCGGTCCTGACGGTGACGGTCTCCGCGAACAACGACACGTACCGCACCCCGTATCCAGCCTCAGGCATGCCATGA
- a CDS encoding AAA family ATPase, whose amino-acid sequence MTMTPEQAGWFSGVFDRLVQNIDRVLLGKSHVIRLALVALLSEGHLLLEDYPGTGKTSLARAMAESVRGTTNRVQFTPDLLPGDITGVNIYDQRTGAFEFHRGPVFANIVLADEINRASPKTQSALLEVMEEQQVTVDGVRHQVGEPFMVIATQNPIEQAGTYRLPEAQLDRFLMKASIGYPDHEATLRILEGAERRAHEIVVPEIISAETVIEMADLARGVHVDPTINDYVSRLVDASRSADEIRLGVSVRGALALVRAAKTLAAASGRYYVTPDDVKALAEPVLAHRLVLDPEAEFEGVTASSVVGQLLIEVPPPSDRAAV is encoded by the coding sequence ATGACGATGACCCCCGAGCAGGCCGGCTGGTTCTCGGGCGTGTTCGACCGCCTCGTGCAGAACATCGACCGTGTGCTCCTGGGCAAGTCGCATGTCATCCGCCTGGCCCTCGTCGCGCTGCTGAGCGAGGGGCACCTGCTGCTCGAGGACTACCCGGGCACCGGCAAGACCTCGCTGGCGCGCGCGATGGCCGAGAGCGTCCGCGGCACGACCAACCGCGTCCAGTTCACCCCCGACCTACTGCCCGGCGACATCACCGGCGTGAACATCTACGACCAGCGCACCGGGGCGTTCGAGTTCCACCGCGGCCCGGTGTTCGCCAACATCGTCCTGGCGGACGAGATCAACCGCGCCTCGCCCAAGACCCAGTCCGCGCTCCTGGAGGTCATGGAGGAGCAGCAGGTGACGGTCGACGGCGTGCGCCACCAGGTGGGCGAGCCGTTCATGGTGATCGCGACGCAGAACCCGATCGAGCAGGCCGGCACCTACCGGCTGCCCGAGGCGCAGCTCGACCGCTTCCTGATGAAGGCGTCCATCGGCTACCCCGACCACGAGGCGACCCTCCGGATCCTGGAGGGCGCGGAGCGGCGGGCCCACGAGATCGTCGTGCCCGAGATCATCTCCGCCGAGACGGTCATCGAGATGGCCGACCTCGCCCGCGGCGTCCACGTCGACCCGACGATCAACGACTACGTGTCCCGGCTGGTCGACGCGAGCCGCTCCGCCGACGAGATCCGGCTCGGCGTCAGCGTGCGCGGCGCGCTGGCGCTCGTCCGCGCCGCCAAGACCCTCGCGGCGGCGTCCGGCCGCTACTACGTGACCCCGGACGACGTGAAGGCGCTGGCCGAGCCCGTGCTCGCGCACCGCCTGGTGCTCGACCCGGAGGCCGAGTTCGAGGGCGTCACCGCCTCCAGCGTCGTCGGCCAGCTCCTCATCGAGGTCCCGCCGCCGAGCGATCGGGCCGCCGTGTGA